A part of Acropora palmata chromosome 8, jaAcrPala1.3, whole genome shotgun sequence genomic DNA contains:
- the LOC141890756 gene encoding uncharacterized protein LOC141890756: protein MKWSHLRNIAFPEKFPREEEEIDVLIGLDFYYSFVKRDVMRGGSSEPVAVHTTLGWVFCGPTGGHDQECTVSMKVQIAVEEQLNETLQKFWDLESTGIRPVESSISTTHAEDVILKKFKETLTYHTGLYQVSLPWKEDHRTLKDNYQQAERRLHNLEKKLLHEPRTAASYREAINKYVENGVAEEVPSDEVTPTDGRPVLYLPHHAIIREDKQTTKTRIAFDASAKDSNGVSLNSCLEPGPALQPDLVGILLRFRKNYVGIMGDIEKMFLQIRLKEEDRDSHRYLWRELDPKAKPKIYRMTRVTFGVVSSPFLANGTIQEHVKMCKETFPVASSEILRNTYVDDFASGGDNVQETLKLQQSATELMQNAAFNLTKWSSNSSELLDAIPEKDRAAVGLVNLRGGLAEAHLITKALGLKWNTVTDNLVFGIDVGIVKLRSKSVYTKREVASLAAKIFDPIGIIAPFSVRSKLILQSLWTKGVGWNEEIPMEVSLKWNQWVQELSELEHLHIPRCYSDLPLSQNAKVELHAFGDASEVGYASAVYLRVAHEDGKVSTSLVMSKTRVAPLRKITLPRLELMAAVITARLCSYVKGAIDCPINRIVCWTDNSSTLHWIRGAASQWKPFVANRVIEIQSLLDPSVWRYCPGPQNPADLPTRGLSAKRKSKASVSCVVQPKQPLLDFSRFSKYSRLLRTVAWIRRFVSNSRVKEEERVDSPLTGLEIQNAEEWLISHVQEASVSEEVTSGKQHGPVKDSNLANLNPFMCPTSHCLRVGGRIHKSLLPEEEKHPMILPSKHPVVKLLIEDVHRRELHAGVEHTLSVLRQRFWLIKGRSTVRQTLRNCLICCHYQTKPFGQLMAPPPEDRIKPAPPFTNVGIAFAGPLYLKDSGEKAYICLFTCAVTHAVHLELVCDMTTERFLLALRRMVARRGMCNIIWSDNAKTFKAANKELQRCWRVLESDQTQTALSEKKIQWKFIVERAPWWGGFYERLVKSVKTPLRKLFGKAMLDSDQLTTILAEIEAQLNSRPLTYLGADPDDFSVITPSQILIGRNLQVCPTKDTRVSEQTSRALTKRFQYHQKLVNGFWKQWHAQYLKSLTPLKKWYKFGHEIRKGDLVLVSEDRVARGQWSRARVEGSE from the exons atgaagTGGTCTCATCTTCGAAACATAGCATTTCCTGAAAAATTCCCAAGAGAGGAAGAGGAGATTGATGTGCTTATTGGCTTGGATTTCTATTATTCCTTTGTGAAAAGAGACGTCATGAGAGGGGGCTCCAGTGAGCCAGTTGCAGTTCACACAACTTTGGGTTGGGTCTTCTGTGGTCCAACAGGTGGTCATGACCAAGAATGTACTGTATCTATGAAAGTCCAAATTGCTGTTGAGGAACAATTGAATGAAACACTTCAAAAGTTTTGGGATTTGGAGTCCACTGGTATTAGACCTGTTGAAAGTTCAATTTCTACTACACACGCTGAAGATGTGATCTTGAAGAAGTTTAAAGAGACTCTAACGTACCACACTGGTCTCTATCAAGTATCCTTACCATGGAAGGAAGATCACCGTACATTGAAAGATAATTACCAGCAAGCAGAAAGAAGGTTGCACAATCTGGAAAAGAAGCTGCTCCATGAGCCGAGGACAGCTGCATCGTATAGAGAAGCAATTAACAAGTATGTTGAGAATGGCGTTGCTGAAGAGGTACCTTCTGATGAAGTTACACCGACAGATGGGCGTCCTGTGCTCTATCTTCCTCATCATGCGATTATCAGGGAAGACAAGCAGACAACCAAGACAAGAATTGCGTTCGATGCATCAGCAAAGGATAGTAATGGTGTCTCCTTGAACAGCTGCTTAGAGCCAGGCCCGGCATTACAGCCAGATTTGGTTGGAATTCTTCTGCGTTTTCGAAAGAATTATGTTGGTATCATGGGTGACATAGAGAAGATGTTCTTGCAGATTCGATTGAAAGAAGAAGACAGAGATTCACATCGTTATCTGTGGAGAGAGTTGGACCCCAAGGCCAAGCCTAAGATTTACAGAATGACAAGGGTCACATTTGGAGTTGTTTCCAGTCCATTTCTTGCAAATGGGACAATTCAAGAGCATGTGAAAATGTGTAAAGAAACATTCCCTGTTGCATCgagtgaaattttgaggaacaCCTATGTTGATGACTTTGCCTCAGGGGGAGACAATGTGCAGGAAACACTAAAATTACAGCAAAGTGCTACTGAGCTTATGCAGAATGCTGCCTTTAATTTGACAAAGTGGTCAAGCAATTCGTCTGAGCTTTTGGATGCAATACCCGAGAAGGATAGAGCAGCAGTTGGTCTTGTCAACCTGAGAGGTGGTCTAGCGGAAGCACATCTGATCACAAAAGCATTAGGATTAAAGTGGAATACAGTAACTGACAACCTTGTCTTTGGAATTGATGTGGGCATTGTTAAGTTGAGATCAAAGTCAGTGTACACTAAAAGAGAGGTGGCGTCTTTGGCAGCAAAGATATTTGATCCGATTGGTATAATTGCACCCTTTTCAGTGAgatcaaaattaattcttcAAAGTTTGTGGACTAAGGGTGTTGGATGGAATGAAGAAATTCCCATGGAAGTCTCACTGAAATGGAATCAGTGGGTTCAAGAGCTTTCAGAACTTGAACACCTTCACATTCCAAGATGTTACAGTGATTTGCCATTAAGTCAGAATGCTAAAGTGGAACTACACGCATTTGGTGATGCGTCAGAAGTTGGTTATGCCTCTGCCGTTTATCTGAGAGTTGCTCATGAAGATGGAAAGGTATCTACCAGTCTTGTAATGTCCAAGACCCGAGTGGCTCCTTTAAGGAAGATTACCCTTCCGCGCTTAGAGTTGATGGCTGCTGTAATTACTGCTAGACTTTGTTCCTATGTCAAAGGTGCAATTGATTGTCCCATTAATCGCATTGTTTGTTGGACAGACAATTCTTCAACCTTACACTGGATCAGAGGAGCGGCCTCTCAATGGAAACCATTCGTTGCTAATCGTGTCATTGAAATTCAGTCATTGTTGGATCCCAGTGTTTGGCGGTATTGTCCGGGACCACAGAATCCAGCTGATCTACCTACTCGAGGTTTATCTGCAA AGAGAAAGAGTAAAGCTAGTGTTAGTTGTGTTGTGCAGCCCAAACAGCCATTACTTGACTTCTCAAGGTTCAGCAAGTATAGTCGCTTGcttagaactgttgcttggATCAGAAGATTCGTCAGCAACTCAAGAGtgaaagaagaggaaagagtTGACAGCCCTTTAACTGGTTTGGAGATACAAAATGCAGAAGAATGGTTGATATCTCATGTGCAAGAAGCAAGCGTTTCTGAAGAAGTTACGTCAGGTAAACAGCATGGTCCAGTGAAAGACAGCAACCTGGCCAATTTAAACCCGTTTATGTGTCCTACTAGTCATTGTCTTCGTGTTGGAGGAAGAATTCACAAGTCACTGTTACCAGAGGAGGAAAAGCATCCTATGATCTTGCCTTCTAAACATCCTGTTGTTAAGTTGTTGATTGAGGACGTTCACCGCCGTGAGCTACATGCTGGAGTTGAACACACTTTGTCAGTTTTGCGACAGAGATTTTGGTTGATCAAAGGACGGTCGACTGTCCGTCAGACGCTAAGGAACTGTCTAATTTGTTGCCATTACCAAACAAAGCCATTTGGTCAGCTGATGGCACCACCTCCTGAAGACAGAATTAAGCCTGCACCACCGTTCACTAACgtgggtatagcctttgccggTCCTTTGTATTTGAAAGACAGTGGTGAAAAGGCCTATATCTGCTTATTTACATGTGCAGTTACCCATGCGGTACACTTAGAGTTGGTATGTGATATGACGACTGAGCGATTTCTCCTTGCTCTGAGACGCATGGTTGCAAGAAGAGGAATGTGCAACATTATATGGTCAGATAATGCAAAAACTTTCAAGGCTGCTAACAAGGAGCTACAGAGATGTTGGAGAGTCTTGGAATCAGACCAGACCCAAACTGCTTTGTCTGAAAAGAAGATTCAATGGAAGTTCATTGTGGAGAGGGCCCCATGGTGGGGAGGGTTTTATGAACGGCTTGTAAAGAGTGTCAAGACGCCACTGAGGAAACTTTTTGGCAAAGCAATGTTAGATTCCGATCAGTTAACCACTATTTTGGCTGAAATTGAAGCACAGTTGAACAGTCGTCCTCTTACTTACCTTGGTGCAGACCCTGATGACTTCAGTGTGATTACCCCTTCACAGATTCTGATCGGCAGAAATCTTCAAGTGTGTCCGACTAAAGACACTCGTGTTTCAGAACAGACGTCAAGAGCACTCACCAAACGTTTTCAGTATCATCAGAAGCTTGTGAATGGATTTTGGAAGCAGTGGCATGCACAGTATCTGAAATCCCTGACACCTCTCAAGAAATGGTACAAATTTGGTCACGAAATCCGCAAAGGTGACTTAGTCCTTGTGAGTGAGGATCGCGTAGCTCGGGGTCAGTGGTCACGTGCACGAGTGGAAGGGTCTGAGTGA